The window AACAACGCCTCGCGTGCACATCTTCGGAGCCGATATTTGGTCGctgaataaaacaattttcaaaatgcaaCCGGCGAAGACACTACAAAAGAGATGATATATATGGTCAAACGGGCTACATCGCTGCGAAGATCCTTTGTTTCGAAAGTAGTGGTTCTAAGAACATTATATTAGTGGATATTGAACTTGTGGCGAAGAAGAGCACTGATAGCTAACtgttttcataattatttcggTCGGCAATCATCATCGGCAAAGCAAACGGAAGAAGTGGGTTAATAGGCGGTAAGAACTACTAATCACAGGGTGCTCGGACTTTCGATAGTCATTATTCTACTTTTTATGAGAAGATTTTCAGAAGGAGTTAATGATGTGGATAGATTATTTGAACCTGCGCGCGTATTTCTGTTGTATCAAGGgtgataattgaagaaaagttATAGTGGCttttaatttgcataatttacaCACCCAAATTTCACTAAACAAGCGAAAGTAAACTCGTGCCAGTGCGTGTGAAATAACTTTTGCTTAATTAATATTCCACTTGCTTCGGCACCTACACCATTGCACTGTTAATCCACGACACCATCAATGAAGAAAATGCTTAAATCACACGAATCGCCGACAGTAGGCAAAACCGAAGAAATCAGATCAGGGAATAATAAGACAATGACCAAATACAAAAACTGGTTATTACGTCTGAAGACCGGACGCTCGCTCTTGAGCAAAGCCCATTAAAAAGCACATATTGGCTCTCCTCTATGCCTTAAAGGATGGGTTGATTGATTGGTTTTGTTATAATGGGACCTAAGAATTGTTAGTGCAAATCAGGGTCTCTCAcgtcaattcaattttatttcaatcatAATactgatataaaattttcgtaaTAGTCAAATGTCGAAAATATAAAGctattcaataaataaattaaatctaattatCGAGGTATAGTATCACTAAAATTCCAACAAATGCTTATTAGATCCACCGCATCCCAGACtagaaatattattgtttttccctTCGTTCGCATCACTTAAATCTGAAACAAATTCAAGTGAAACCACACTAAAAGCAAGTGTTTACCGATTCTTACCAGGGGGCAAATGGAGAACTTCTATAGTAAATTTCTTCCTcctcaatttaaaaacgtACTCGATAGACCCTGGATGCTTCGACGCTAAAGAATTAATTGCCgctaatttcattaaatagaaaaatccatgATAGTCTTGTAGGCTTTGGTTGTTCTCTAATTCAGTACCGCTAAACGATTGTAGTTTCATTGCTATATCACTAGAATGGACACATCTTTCGAGAGATTCCTAAAACGCCGCATTAAGGGGGTTATTTTATGGGCGTTTGATCGACTTACTTCGTCATAGAGGTACGAAGGAATCGTAACGAAAGCCACCGCGTGAGCAGATCTAACCAAGGCCCGCAGGCAGAATAGAAACATATGTAAATCTTGGCTGTTTCCATTTACCGAATGTACAGATTTCTTAGTGGGTAACCACATCGGTGATCCTGAAAATGGGTGCAATGTGAAATGTACAATATAAGAAAAAGGAAGTTGAAACATACCTAAAGAATGGATTCCTATTCGAAGTATTGTCTTTTTCTCAGGATTGTCTTTGAGGAAAAATTTGCCctctttgattttatttttaattgactttAGGAGATCATTATAAGCAGGATTtgtaaatgaattaaaaccTGTAAATTAACAACATTCATAAGAGATTGGATTAGACTGAATTTAACATAGATTTGTCACattcaaatgtattttcattaatttcttgaATCTCAAAAGTTCAAAGAAACATTTTGTTGATGACCAAATCATGCAACCATTGAACACATAGAAAGTTTCATAATCAAAAAGTTAAGTTCTCTTTAAGATTTGTAGCTACCTACTCTACTaacttttatataatttatgcTTTGGGTATTGAAAGATACTATACATAAAAACcttgaaaatatgtaacaaCTATCCACAAACAATAGACCATATAATTATATCATTATGGGTCTGTGACAATCAGTATTGAAACTTGAGTGCTTTGCTTGGATGGTCCtattataaacaaaatcaatactaatttttttaaatgctacTCACCATTTTCTATTCTTTGGCCAGTCcaataataaatatcagaGTTCTGAATATCATTAAATGATATGTTTCTAGATAAGTCAAAATGATGACCAATATGTTTAGTTCCTGAGCTATCTACAGATGATGTGGACAAGTTTTGATATCGAAAtgctattttcattttatcagTCACAGCCTGCACCCTTGGTGGACCTCCTGGTTCAGGATCACTCTCAATCACAGCTGGTAATTCCCTAAGCTGCAAATCAAAATTGATGATGaaactttaattgaaaatgttttaatctaTCTACTTACTATACTTGAAGGATTTACGTCTTGACTAGCAATTAAAATGGAATGTTTGGACGCTAGGCCTTCTGCCAGGAAGTATTTAAGTAGGACTTTTGAATGAAGGCCTCTAAAATCTTCctctgaaaatgatttttttatataagggTTTGTTAGGTAATTTATTAACATGAGTGCTTACCAACTAGAACCACGGTCCCCACAGGTAAACCACCTCCTGGAAATTGCGAAATTACAACGAAATTGTATTTATAGCAAAGAGAAATCTGGTTGAACGTTCTGAgaacaaagaaaatttctaCTTACCTAAAAGTGTGTCCAGAGAAATGACGCCGgaggaaattaataaatgacCATTTTGGGTACTAAAAACAGTCCCTGGTATTGCATTACTTTTCTTTCTTTCCATTAATCAgttaatttagttatttacaACGAGGAAATAGAAAACGACGTGAACGAACTTGCAAAACTTTTACATCcaccaaaaattgaaaaaaattcaattgatATGTGTCATTATGTGTCATATTACTACTGAATTATAGGTATGTCACTCTGTatgttttatctttattgtGAGATTAGTGAATAATGTATTAAACAGAGCTGGATATTACCAATAACACCTGTTGGGTAAATACTATTACATATGTCATGTCAACTTTGTAGACAAAAGAAAATACCAATACAATAACctaatttccttttattttaaatttacgacAATATtgaacattaattattattttcatataataaaatatataaatggaAGGTCAacgtaagtaatttttaagttatagAATAGTTAAATTAATGGACATATTACAGAGATCCAGGATTATTTCCGAAGAATTGTGGAGCAGGAGGAGGATGTCTCTGCAGGAATTGCAGCAATTAGAActttaatggaatttattaaacagTCAGAATGTACGAGCTCTGTTGTTAATTTTGTGTTGAAAAATTATGGTTGAATAATACTTGGAATATATTTTCAGCAGGTAAACATTTTCAGGTGCGACTGTACAAGAACTGGAATCCAAAATTAAGACtgcaattgaaaatatgaaaaattccaattttcctCTTGCGGTAATAACCTCAGGCTGTGAGCTGTTTTTAAGATTCATCACTTTAGTAGGTTTAGATGCAGGTGTaagtttcttgattttttctgaaattttgttattttttaaattgaatttcacaTAGAGTTTTGGAGAATGTAAAGCCATAATGTTGGACCGgggcaatttatttttaaaaaaacttcatgaAGCTCGAGGAAAAATTGTCAGATTTGCCTCCAAGTTTATCATGGATGGATCGGTAATAATAGATGAAGCTCACAtgaaatctgaaataaaattattatataaattaccataattatattaaattaaattttagaaagtCCTCACACATTCTAGATCTCGAGTAGTTCTGCAAACACTCTATCAAGCATTTAAACAGGGCAAGAGATTTGAGGTTTTTGTTACTACTTCTGCACCTGACAATAGTGGGTAAGTTTCATTTTGTGctcaataataatatttcctCAGTGCCAAATTTACATAACAGAAAAACGATGCATAAAGAACTGAAAGCTAAAGGAATTCCTTCTACCTTAATCTTAGATTCTGCAATAGGATATATAATGGAACAGATTGATTTTATAATGGTTGGAGCTGAAGGGGTTTTGGAGAGTGGCGGTATCGTAAACAAGGCAAATCAAGgaaccaaaaattatttaaaattgtaaaactaatcataattaatgttttaggTTGGCAGTTACACCATGGCAGTATGTgctaaagaaatgaaaaagcCCTTTTACGTGTTAGcggaaagttttaaattttctcgtTTGTTCCCATTAAACCAACAAGATTTACCTGCAGAATATAAGGTaacaatttaaacttttagtGCATTAAATGGATTacatggaaaaatttttagtATACATCGAAAGTAAGAGAATTGAAAGATCTTAAAGCAGCTCATCCTCTTGTGGACTACACGCCGCCATCTTACATTACCCTCTTGTTTACTGATTTGGGGATTTTAACGCCTTCTGCGGTCAGCGATGAATTGATCAGACTTTATCtgtgaataaaattgaataaatcggtgaaaaatgaaactatttatttattattgtattcaaaaatatatatggcataaaatatcaaatcaCAGCAAATAACAACAGGGGCAAACATACTTCATACACGAAAATAGATATTTACAACAGTTAGAGctggaaacatttttataaaacttataaaatagtaatttctGAGAATTCACTTACAAAAACGTTTATATAGCATAACTAATAAtgtttgataaatattttaaaacccTCTTATGTTTAAAAGATTTCCTTTAACACTCgacaatattaataataattattatatggacaaaattaaatcacaGATTTATATGTATACTCTGAGTATTAAACTTATGGAGTTGTGTCATAGTACGTGGCTCTACGTCAATTTGTCAAGAAAAGATGCAGAACGATCTCTTTGGCTTATAGCTAAAATGCACGAAATAAAAAGTAAGACCTACAATAAATATGTCGGAGGTGTCACCCGTTGGCCTAACATTTTCCTGTTATGTGCAAAACCTTTGATTACTTAATATTACCTATCTAAGACTTCAGACatgttcaaattaatacaatttattttaaaagaattctCTTTAACAGCGTTCATGAATTAGCTCCTCTATGGGGATGGCCCATTGAACACCTTGTGTTAAGACAGCTGTCATATAACtggcaatttaattaaatggagATTGTATGGTCAGAGTGAAAAACGCATTATGATTCACGAATAGTAAGTGATGTTATCTTAAATTTGCGAAAAGAATCgttgaaaaaggaaaaatcttaCATCTCTAACTAGGCACATTTGACATAAATTTAACAGAAACATAACTTAAAACAAGTTTGTAATTAAAGATAGATCTTAGTTAGGACATGTTGCCTTTAAGGATGACATAACACCACAAGTTTAATACTCCgactttatatta of the Euwallacea similis isolate ESF13 chromosome 8, ESF131.1, whole genome shotgun sequence genome contains:
- the Elp4 gene encoding elongator complex protein 4 isoform X2 is translated as MERKKSNAIPGTVFSTQNGHLLISSGVISLDTLLGGLPVGTVVLVEEDFRGLHSKVLLKYFLAEGLASKHSILIASQDVNPSSILRELPAVIESDPEPGGPPRVQAVTDKMKIAFRYQNLSTSSVDSSGTKHIGHHFDLSRNISFNDIQNSDIYYWTGQRIENGFNSFTNPAYNDLLKSIKNKIKEGKFFLKDNPEKKTILRIGIHSLGSPMWLPTKKSVHSVNGNSQDLHMFLFCLRALVRSAHAVAFVTIPSYLYDEESLERCVHSSDIAMKLQSFSGTELENNQSLQDYHGFFYLMKLAAINSLASKHPGSIEYVFKLRRKKFTIEVLHLPPDLSDANEGKNNNISSLGCGGSNKHLLEF
- the Elp4 gene encoding elongator complex protein 4 isoform X1 translates to MERKKSNAIPGTVFSTQNGHLLISSGVISLDTLLGGGLPVGTVVLVEEDFRGLHSKVLLKYFLAEGLASKHSILIASQDVNPSSILRELPAVIESDPEPGGPPRVQAVTDKMKIAFRYQNLSTSSVDSSGTKHIGHHFDLSRNISFNDIQNSDIYYWTGQRIENGFNSFTNPAYNDLLKSIKNKIKEGKFFLKDNPEKKTILRIGIHSLGSPMWLPTKKSVHSVNGNSQDLHMFLFCLRALVRSAHAVAFVTIPSYLYDEESLERCVHSSDIAMKLQSFSGTELENNQSLQDYHGFFYLMKLAAINSLASKHPGSIEYVFKLRRKKFTIEVLHLPPDLSDANEGKNNNISSLGCGGSNKHLLEF
- the eIF2Balpha gene encoding translation initiation factor eIF2B subunit alpha codes for the protein MEGQQIQDYFRRIVEQEEDVSAGIAAIRTLMEFIKQSECATVQELESKIKTAIENMKNSNFPLAVITSGCELFLRFITLVGLDAGSFGECKAIMLDRGNLFLKKLHEARGKIVRFASKFIMDGSKVLTHSRSRVVLQTLYQAFKQGKRFEVFVTTSAPDNSGKTMHKELKAKGIPSTLILDSAIGYIMEQIDFIMVGAEGVLESGGIVNKVGSYTMAVCAKEMKKPFYVLAESFKFSRLFPLNQQDLPAEYKYTSKVRELKDLKAAHPLVDYTPPSYITLLFTDLGILTPSAVSDELIRLYL